The genomic stretch GGCCAAGTTACAAATCGGAATATTTGCCAGCGGTTTCCCCCGTCCAGCCTCGGAGCTTCATTCAATTCTTCCGGTATCCCGTGCAGGCCGGCAACAAACAAAATAATCATCTGCCCGATATGTGCCCACGCCTGAATCCCTGCGACAGAATAAATGGCGATGGACGGGTCCCCCAGCCAGTTATTAGATAGAAAAGATAAACCAATCTGATTCAGCACAGCATTCAGTAAACCTGAATTAGGATCATACAGATAAGTTCCTATGAAACCAACCGCTGCCGATGATAGGATCGTTGGGAAAAAATAAAGAGCCCGTAGTCCAATGTTTACCTTCGTATTGCGAACTAACAGCAGAGCAAGTACAAGGGAAACCAAGGTCTGAACAATAACGACACTAAACATAAACTTGAGATTATTAAACAGTGCTTTGTGAAAAATCGTGTTCTCCGCTACATTCACATAGTTTCGAAGACCAACAAAATTCAAAGTTTCGGACATCCCGTCCCAATCCGTGAAGGAATAATACAGCCCTTTTAGAGTGGGGTAGATAAAAAAAGTGAGATAAAGAAGCAGACCGGGAACGAAGAACCAATAGATCGTTTTACGTACGCCCATAATTACTGATTTAGCTGCTGATCCACGATAACCTGTGCATTTTGAGCAGCTTTCTCCGGTGTTATACCTGAAATCACTTCCTGAATCGAGCTTGTTACGGCTTTTTGGATCTCAATACTCTTGATGAGATAACGCGGCTGGAAGCGGGTGTTTTTCGTACTCCAGTCACTAATCGCTTGCAGAGCAGGTGCTGTATACTCAATGTCTTTTACAGGAACATCTTGCTCTGTTTCATTGGCTACCTTGCTCGCAACCTCTGTGCTGCTAAGATAGGCAAGGAACTTCTTGGCTTCTTCCGGGTGCTTAGACTTACTATTCACGCCCAGCATAAAGGTTGTTGTATGAATGCCTTCATATTTGGCTTCCGAAGAAGCTACCGTGATCGGTGCAAGCAGGTTTAGACTAAGGTCTGGATTTCCTGCCAGTATGGCTGACATGGAATAAGATCCTGTAGCCAGCATAGCTGCTTTTTCCTGAACAAAAAGAGCAATCGCCCCATCGGTGTTCGTACCCAGTGCGCCGTCCTGGAAGTAACCTTTGTCATTTAGTTCCTTGAACTGAGCCAGCGTCTTCACCCACCATTCATCCGTGAGTTTTGAATCTCCAGCTTCTAGCTTGGCAAAAATCTCTTCATCCGGTGCATTGTTCATCATCATCGGGTTCATAAACTGTCCTGGTCCGATATCGGCACCCGGGAAAGCGAGCGGGATGATCCCTTTACTTTTGAGCTTTTCACATAGAGCAAGGAATCCCTCCCAGTCATCAGGGGGAGTCAGTCCGTATTTCTCAAACAAACCTACATTATATACAGGAATGTTATAGATCAGATTGTAGGGGAGAGCATACTGCTTACCTTCTTTTTCGCCAGATTTAATGAGATCTGGTTTGTAGTTGTCCACAAAAGATTCACCTGTAAGGTCGGTATAAATTCCTGCTTTCGCCAAGGATTCAAACTGTGCACCAGGGAAAGAGGCGAACACATCACCAACTGAACCATCCATTAGCTTCGCTTGTGCAGTAGTCTGGTATTGTTCCGAAGGAAATGTCTGCATGGATACTTCAATCCCCGGATTGTCAGTTTCAAAATTACTAATAATTTCATTCCATACTTCTGCATCACTATTCCAGTGAATGAAGCTGATTTTCACTTGATCTCCCGAGGAAGAATTGCTATTTCCTCCACCGCATGCACTGAGAGCAAGGGAGAGTGCAAGTGTGAGCATCACCAGAGACGAACGTTTTTTCTTTTTCATAAATATAAAACCCTCCTTATTATGTAGAGCTTCTATTTCTTCAAAAGTAGAGCAGACATTGTATAGAGTTATCTATCCTGAATGGGTTCAGATAATCTAATAAAGCCTACTATTTAAGTTGGTATAGTATGTGTTTGCATCATACCATCTTGAGTAAGGTTCATCCATGTAAATTCGTGTTGTTTAGCGCATATCATTTTGTGGTTTTCAAGGACTTTTATCACATATGGAAGGAGGAGAGAAGAGATTTCTTTTCGCTGTAAAATAATACGTAAAAACCCATGTCCAGTGATCTGGAACATGGGCTCGTCAGGAATTTAAAAATGATTTGAAAGATTATAGAATTATATGGAATTATAAAACAAAGGTATCGATAGGTGCAGGTCGTCCGAATAAGTATCCCTGGAATAGGCGAAATCCCCGGTCACGTAACCATATATAATCACTGGGCTCTTCAATACCTTCGGCAAGTGGAACAGCATCTACTTGTAATGCTGCCTCGAGCATCGTCTGTGCTACTTTTTGTTTGTTTTCGTCTCCTGCCACTCCTTGCACATATTTCTTATCCAGTTTCATATAGTGCGGTTTCATCTCTCGCAGAAGCTCAATCGTGCTATATCCTTCACCTACATCATCCAGTGCATATTTGAATCCGCGTTCTTTGTAGAAGCCGAGAATATTCTTCAGATGTTCCAAGTCATCTACCTTTTCGGTCTCAACGACTTCGAAGACAAATTTAGAGGGAGAGACACCGATTTCTTCTGCTGTCTGAATAGTGGAGGTTAAACAATGCTCAGGAGAATAGATCGACGTTGGAATAAAATTGATGAATATAAATCCAGGCAAGCCGGCTGATGCGCGCACGGATTCCATTCGGCATAGTCTATCCAGAGCATATAGACGCCCCCGAGTTTTTGCTGCTTCAAACACTTGTAAAGGAGATAAAAGCTTCCCATCTTCGTGAATAAAACGAGCCAGCATTTCGTAAGCCATGACGGCTCCTTCTTGGTTAACAATCGGCTGGGCATAACAGGTGATTCGCTTCTGCATAATGATTTCATCTACCCACTGCAGGGATTGCATCATAGTCCAATTACGAAAAGGCTGCCACTGCTCCTCAAAGATACGGAATTTGATATGATCTAAATGCATATGATCCTGAAAAAAGTCATTTAGGCTGTTTAGTTCCGATTCGCGAATGAACAGTGTATCAGAAGTGTAACGCGTGATCGAGGATTGGGCTAAAAGATGAGGGATAATATCTTTTATGACGGAAAGATTGTGTTCTCCGGTCATTTTTATTTCGTAAATCAGTTCCGTAGAGGAACAATTCGAGCAAGAAAACATGGAATATAGTCACATCCTCATCATAAGTCCAGGGTCGTAT from Paenibacillus polygoni encodes the following:
- a CDS encoding carbohydrate ABC transporter permease; protein product: MGVRKTIYWFFVPGLLLYLTFFIYPTLKGLYYSFTDWDGMSETLNFVGLRNYVNVAENTIFHKALFNNLKFMFSVVIVQTLVSLVLALLLVRNTKVNIGLRALYFFPTILSSAAVGFIGTYLYDPNSGLLNAVLNQIGLSFLSNNWLGDPSIAIYSVAGIQAWAHIGQMIILFVAGLHGIPEELNEAPRLDGGNRWQIFRFVTWPLLAPAATLVIAYTTIQSFKAFDLIYVMTRGGPSYSTEILSTYIYSAAFQNYNFGHASAASIYFLAIIALVTFVQFKALRSDKLPN
- a CDS encoding ABC transporter substrate-binding protein, with the protein product MKKKKRSSLVMLTLALSLALSACGGGNSNSSSGDQVKISFIHWNSDAEVWNEIISNFETDNPGIEVSMQTFPSEQYQTTAQAKLMDGSVGDVFASFPGAQFESLAKAGIYTDLTGESFVDNYKPDLIKSGEKEGKQYALPYNLIYNIPVYNVGLFEKYGLTPPDDWEGFLALCEKLKSKGIIPLAFPGADIGPGQFMNPMMMNNAPDEEIFAKLEAGDSKLTDEWWVKTLAQFKELNDKGYFQDGALGTNTDGAIALFVQEKAAMLATGSYSMSAILAGNPDLSLNLLAPITVASSEAKYEGIHTTTFMLGVNSKSKHPEEAKKFLAYLSSTEVASKVANETEQDVPVKDIEYTAPALQAISDWSTKNTRFQPRYLIKSIEIQKAVTSSIQEVISGITPEKAAQNAQVIVDQQLNQ
- a CDS encoding EAL domain-containing protein, with the translated sequence MFSCSNCSSTELIYEIKMTGEHNLSVIKDIIPHLLAQSSITRYTSDTLFIRESELNSLNDFFQDHMHLDHIKFRIFEEQWQPFRNWTMMQSLQWVDEIIMQKRITCYAQPIVNQEGAVMAYEMLARFIHEDGKLLSPLQVFEAAKTRGRLYALDRLCRMESVRASAGLPGFIFINFIPTSIYSPEHCLTSTIQTAEEIGVSPSKFVFEVVETEKVDDLEHLKNILGFYKERGFKYALDDVGEGYSTIELLREMKPHYMKLDKKYVQGVAGDENKQKVAQTMLEAALQVDAVPLAEGIEEPSDYIWLRDRGFRLFQGYLFGRPAPIDTFVL